A window of the Henckelia pumila isolate YLH828 chromosome 3, ASM3356847v2, whole genome shotgun sequence genome harbors these coding sequences:
- the LOC140888242 gene encoding uncharacterized protein, with product MANQNGDHPNLEVLVAQAVQRAFAKRAGANPLHIDHNAHLDEIRKLKEEMEQLRKKQSGYLATTTRNIPFTQEILDADLPNQFKLPHVGEYDGKGDPEDHLVRFENAALLHKYSDQIKCRSFLTTLIGPAQQWFNMLRPGKIKEFKDFSKYFLHHFASSKKHPTTTFSLFAIKQREHENLRAYIRRFSALALEVPMATPDLLISAFMQGLDTKDFLKSLIKRPPETYEELLARAEKYVNMEEIQVSRSAVKRERPKIPKNNRVPNNNSGMGQPFRPAFLGEFTSFTPLRMSKVRALQICDDRKLTQRSPWTENGPQNRQSDKYCHFHNEYGHTTEDCRQLYQEIERIIQQHSEIKNILIQQEGYRPNRKQRGGSRQRARTAPPHEDFNRPNQDQPRDDRAHQRSAPPARGIINMISGGPTDGDSNRARKTSSRKLINMEIDKQIVNTGPTLSFGPEDLKGVANNHNDALVIRVMVANYDVARIFVDSGSSVNVLFQEAINQMDLGQYKIEPVVTSLFGFTGHAIRPVGLVHLPLTLGKGKRSQDQDCELYYSRRSVCL from the coding sequence aTGGCTAATCAAAATGGAGATCACCCAAATTTAGAGGTACTAGTAGCTCAGGCTGTTCAGAGGGCTTTTGCAAAAAGAGCAGGGGCCAATCCACTGCACATTGATCATAATGCCCACCTCGATGAAATCAGAAAGTTGAAGGAGGAGATGGAGCAGTTAAGGAAAAAACAGTCCGGGTACCTAGCTACCACAACAAGAAACATTCCTTTTACTCAGGAGATATTGGACGCCGACCTCCCTAATCAGTTCAAATTGCCTCATGTTGGGGAGTATGATGGCAAAGGGGATCCTGAAGACCATTTGGTACGCTTTGAGAATGCAGCTTTGTTGCATAAATATTCTGATCAGATTAAGTGCCGGTCTTTCCTTACTACTCTCATAGGACCAGCCCAACAATGGTTCAATATGCTACGTCCTGGGAAGATCAAGGAATTCAAGGATTTCAGCAAATATTTTTTGCATCACTTTGCTAGCAGCAAAAAGCATCCTACCACTACTTTCAGCCTCTTTGCAATCAAGCAAAGAGAACATGAAAATTTGAGAGCATACATCCGCAGGTTTAGTGCCTTGGCTCTCGAGGTACCCATGGCTACTCCAGACCTGCTCATCAGTGCCTTCATGCAAGGGCTGGATACAAAAGATTTTCTTAAATCTCTAATAAAAAGGCCGCCAGAAACATATGAAGAATTACTTGCCCGAGCTGAAAAATATGTCAACATGGAAGAGATACAAGTTTCGCGGTCAGCTGTGAAGAGGGAACGGCCGAAAATTCCAAAGAACAATAGGGTTCCAAACAATAATTCAGGGATGGGACAACCATTCCGACCTGCATTTTTGGGAGAATTCACCTCTTTCACTCCTTTACGCATGAGTAAAGTCCGAGCCCTACAAATTTGTGACGATCGAAAACTCACACAAAGGTCTCCATGGACGGAAAATGGACCCCAAAACAGGCAATCAGATAAATATTGTCACTTTCATAATGAGTATGGGCATACTACAGAAGACTGCCGACAATTATATCAGGAGATTGAGAGGATAATACAACAACattctgaaataaaaaatatattgatcCAACAAGAGGGGTACCGTCCGAATAGGAAACAACGAGGAGGATCGAGACAGAGAGCCAGGACTGCTCCTCCTCATGAGGATTTCAATCGCCCAAATCAGGACCAGCCCAGGGATGACCGAGCTCATCAAAGATCGGCTCCGCCTGCTCGGGGAATTATCAATATGATTTCAGGAGGCCCTACTGATGGAGATTCCAATCGAGCTAGGAAAACTAGCAGcagaaaattaataaatatggagATTGACAAACAAATTGTCAACACTGGACCGACCCTCTCTTTTGGGCCGGAAGATTTAAAAGGGGTTGCTAACAACCATAATGATGCACTGGTAATAAGGGTCATGGTCGCGAATTACGATGTGGCCCGGATATTTGTGGATTCAGGCAGTTCTGTCAATGTTCTATTCCAAGAAGCTATCAATCAAATGGACCTGGGACAGTACAAAATAGAGCCCGTCGTCACATCACTCTTTGGTTTCACGGGTCATGCAATCCGGCCTGTTGGGTTAGTACATCTACCCCTAACTCTTGGGAAAGGCAAACGGTCGCAAGACCAGGATTGTGAGCTTTATTATAGTAGACGCTCCGTCTGCCTATAA